A genomic segment from Bombus affinis isolate iyBomAffi1 chromosome 13, iyBomAffi1.2, whole genome shotgun sequence encodes:
- the LOC126923685 gene encoding BLOC-1-related complex subunit 8 homolog, whose translation MTAKIYQPDQELETKVKKTTERISENMHIVANEPSLAFYRLQEHVRKALPPMVDKRVEVLTLQQQLLGRCYDVEYAVSAIKTMHGAGKSFENTLEFIKNAIFFKQQLKYEEQRRHKKDGNRDSVYKRLSAHIHCLIHKL comes from the exons ATGACTGCAAAAATATATCAACCAGATCAAGAATTAGAGACGAAGGTTAAAAAAA CAACTGAACGTATATCTGAAAACATGCATATAGTTGCAAATGAACCATCGCTTGCATTTTATAGACTTCAGGAACATGTAAGGAAGGCATTGCCTCCTATGGTGGATAAACGAGTAGAAGTGCTTACACTTCAACAGCAACTTTTAGGCAGGTGTTATGATGTAGAGTATGCTGTAAGTGCTATTAAGACAATGCATGGTGCTGGGAAGAGTTTTGAGAACACCTTAGAATTTATCAAGAACGCTATATTTTTCAAACAACAATTAAAGTATGAAGAACAGCGTAGGCACAAGAAAGATGGAAATAGAGATTCTGTATACAAAAGACTATCTGCACACATTCAT TGTTTGATTCATAAATtatag